One window of Triticum dicoccoides isolate Atlit2015 ecotype Zavitan chromosome 5A, WEW_v2.0, whole genome shotgun sequence genomic DNA carries:
- the LOC119301687 gene encoding putrescine hydroxycinnamoyltransferase 1-like: MKVEVVDTTLVAPSEPTPRHTLWLSNLDLAVPKTHTPLVYYYPAPPPAGDGDGDGEKEEGFFAPERLREALARALVPFYPLAGRMATGPEGRLEIDCNGEGALFVVARADFTGDEMFRDFEPSPEARRLLVPFAASGDPPCLLAMVQVTFLKCGGVAVGTGMHHVTMDGAGAIQFIRTWTTLARGLDAASVHPTPPVHDRTVLRARSPPHATFEHPVYSPSNLNGLPRPFVTRVYAVSPKLLAGIKSSCAPGVSTYCALTAHLWRAMCVARGLAPDAESRLRVPANIRQRLRPPLPANYFGNAIVRDLVTVRVGDVLSQPLGFVAERIKRAVARVDDAFVRSVIDYLEVESEKGSQAARGQFMPETDLWVVSWLGMPIHDADFGWGCPKFVAPAQMFGSGTAYVTQAPDKDDGVSVLFALEPEYLQCFEKAFYGE; this comes from the exons AtgaaggtggaggtggtggacACGACGCTGGTGGCGCCGAGCGAGCCGACGCCGCGGCACACGCTGTGGCTCTCCAACCTCGACCTCGCCGTGCCCAAGACGCACACGCCGCTCGTCTACTACTACCCGGCGCCGCCCcccgccggcgacggcgacggcgacggcgagaagGAGGAGGGGTTCTTCGCGCCGGAGAGGCTGCGGGAGGCGCTGGCGAGGGCGCTGGTGCCCTTCTACCCGCTGGCGGGGCGGATGGCGACGGGGCCCGAGGGGCGGCTGGAGATCGACTGCAACGGCGAGGGCGCGCTGTTCGTCGTCGCGCGGGCCGACTTCACCGGCGACGAGATGTTCCGGGACTTCGAGCCCTCCCCGGAGGCGCGCCGCCTGCTCGTCCCCTTCGCCGCCTCCGGCGACCCGCCCTGCCTCCTCGCCATGGTCCAG GTGACGTTCCTCAAGTGCGGCGGCGTGGCCGTGGGCACGGGCATGCACCACGTGACCATGGACGGCGCGGGCGCGATCCAGTTCATCCGGACGTGGACGACCCTGGCGCGCGGGCTGGACGCCGCGTCCGTGCACCCGACCCCGCCGGTGCACGACCGCACGGTGCTGCGCGCGCGCTCCCCCCCGCACGCCACCTTCGAGCACCCGGTCTACTCCCCGAGCAACCTCAACGGCCTGCCCCGCCCCTTCGTCACCCGCGTCTACGCCGTGTCCCCCAAGCTCCTCGCCGGCATCAAGTCCAGCTGCGCGCCCGGCGTGTCCACCTACTGCGCGCTGACCGCGCACCTGTGGCGCGCCATGTGCGTGGCCCGCGGGCTGGCCCCCGACGCCGAGTCGCGGCTGCGCGTGCCGGCCAACATCCGGCAGCGCCTGCGCCCGCCGCTGCCGGCCAACTACTTCGGCAACGCCATCGTGCGGGACCTGGTGACGGTGCGCGTGGGGGACGTGCTGTCGCAGCCGCTGGGGTTCGTGGCGGAGCGGATCAAGCGCGCGGTGGCGCGGGTGGACGACGCCTTCGTGCGCTCCGTCATCGACTACCTGGAGGTGGAGTCGGAGAAGGGCAGCCAGGCGGCGCGCGGGCAGTTCATGCCGGAGACGGACCTGTGGGTGGTGAGCTGGCTGGGCATGCCCATCCACGACGCCGACTTCGGCTGGGGCTGCCCCAAGTTCGTCGCGCCGGCGCAGATGTTCGGCAGCGGCACGGCCTACGTCACGCAGGCGCCCGACAAGGACGACGGCGTGTCCGTGCTGTTCGCGCTCGAGCCAGAGTACCTGCAGTGCTTCGAGAAGGCCTTCTACGGGGAGTGA